Proteins encoded in a region of the Raphanus sativus cultivar WK10039 chromosome 8, ASM80110v3, whole genome shotgun sequence genome:
- the LOC130498866 gene encoding adenosylhomocysteinase 1, whose amino-acid sequence MALIVEKTSSGREYKVKDMSQADFGRLELELAEVEMPGLMACRTEFGPSQPFKGARITGSLHMTIQTAVLIETLTALGAEVRWCSCNIFSTQDHAAAAIARDSAAVFAWKGETLQEYWWCTERALDWGPGGGPDLIVDDGGDATLLIHEGVKAEEIFEKTGQVPDPSSTDNPEFQIVLSIIKEGLQVDPKKYHKMKERLVGVSEETTTGVKRLYQMQETGALLFPAINVNDSVTKSKFDNLYGCRHSLPDGLMRATDVMIAGKVVVVCGYGDVGKGCAAAMKTAGARVIVTEIDPICALQAMMEGLQVLTLEDVVSEADIFVTTTGNKDIIMVDHMRKMKNNAIVCNIGHFDNEIDMLGLETFPGVKRITIKPQTDRWVFPDTKSGIIVLAEGRLMNLGCATGHPSFVMSCSFTNQVIAQLELWNEKSSGKYEKKVYVLPKHLDEKVAALHLGKLGAKLTKLTKDQSDYVSIPIEGPYKPAHYRY is encoded by the exons ATGGCGTTGATCGTAGAGAAGACGTCGAGTGGGCGCGAGTACAAGGTCAAGGACATGTCTCAGGCGGACTTCGGTCGTCTGGAGCTCGAACTCGCGGAGGTGGAGATGCCCGGACTCATGGCCTGCCGTACGGAGTTCGGCCCATCTCAGCCCTTCAAAGGCGCGAGAATCACCGGATCTCTCCACATGACGATCCAAACCGCCGTGCTCATCGAAACCCTAACGGCCCTGGGTGCGGAAGTGAGATGGTGCTCGTGCAACATCTTCTCGACCCAAGACCACGCCGCGGCCGCGATCGCTCGCGACTCCGCCGCCGTGTTCGCGTGGAAAGGAGAGACGCTTCAGGAGTACTGGTGGTGCACGGAGCGTGCTCTGGACTGGGGTCCAGGCGGTGGTCCGGATCTGATCGTGGACGACGGTGGTGACGCGACGCTTTTGATCCACGAGGGAGTCAAGGCAGAGGAGATCTTTGAGAAGACGGGTCAGGTTCCGGATCCGAGTTCCACTGATAACCCTGAGTTCCAGATCGTGCTTTCGATCATCAAGGAAGGTCTTCAGGTTGATCCTAAGAAGTACCACAAGATGAAGGAGAGACTCGTTGGTGTCTCTGAGGAGACCACCACTGGTGTCAAGAGGCTTTACCAGATGCAGGAGACTGGTGCTCTTTTGTTCCCTGCCATTAACGTCAACGACTCCGTCACCAAGAGCAAG TTCGACAACTTGTACGGATGCCGTCACTCTCTACCTGATGGTCTCATGAGGGCCACCGATGTCATGATCGCCGGAAAGGTTGTCGTTGTTTGCGGATATGGTGATGTCGGAAAGGGTTGTGCCGCTGCCATGAAGACCGCTGGTGCCAGAGTCATTGTCACCGAGATCGATCCCATCTGTGCTTTACAAGCTATGATGGAAGGACTTCAAGTTCTGACCCTTGAGGATGTCGTCTCCGAAGCTGACATCTTTGTCACCACCACCGGTAACAAAGACATCATCATGGTTGACCAcatgaggaagatgaagaacaacgCCATCGTCTGCAACATTGGTCACTTCGACAACGAGATTGACATGCTTGGTCTCGAGACCTTCCCTGGTGTCAAGCGTATCACCATCAAGCCCCAGACCGACAGGTGGGTGTTCCCAGACACCAAGTCCGGAATCATTGTTCTCGCTGAGGGTCGTCTCATGAACTTGGGTTGTGCCACTGGTCACCCGAGTTTCGTCATGTCTTGCTCTTTCACCAACCAGGTGATCGCCCAGCTTGAGCTTTGGAATGAGAAGTCGAGCGGTAAGTACGAGAAGAAGGTGTACGTTCTACCCAAGCATTTGGATGAGAAGGTTGCGGCTCTTcacttgggcaagcttggagcTAAGCTCACTAAGTTGACAAAGGACCAATCTGACTACGTCAGCATTCCCATTGAAGGACCATACAAGCCTGCTCACTACAGGTACTGA
- the LOC108822648 gene encoding serine hydroxymethyltransferase 4, protein MDPVSSWGNTPLVTVDPEIHDLIEKEKRRQCRGIELIASENFTSFAVIEALGSALTNKYSEGMPGNRYYGGNEFIDQIENLCSSRALEAFRLDPSSWGVNVQPYSGSPANFAAYTALLQPHDRIMGLDLPSGGHLTHGYYTSGGKKISATSIYFESLPYKVNFTTGYIDYDKLEEKAMDFRPKLLICGGSAYPRDWDYARLRAVADKVGALLLCDMAHISGLVAAQEAANPFEYCDVVTTTTHKSLRGPRAGMIFYRKGPKPPKKGQPEGAVYDFEDKINFAVFPALQGGPHNHQIGALAVALKQVNTPGFKVYAKQVKANAVALANYLMGKGYSIVTGGTENHLVLWDLRPLGLTGNKVEKLCDLCNITLNKNAVFGDSSALAPGGVRIGTPAMTSRGLVEKDFEKIGEFLSRSVTLTLNIQKEHGKLLKDFNKGLVNNKEIEELKADVEKFSASYEMPGFLMSEMKYQD, encoded by the exons ATGGATCCAGTCTCATCCTGGGGAAACACCCCTCTCGTCACCGTCGATCCCGAGATCCACGACCTCATCGAGAAAGAGAAACGCCGCCAATGCCGCGGGATCGAGCTCATCGCCTCCGAGAACTTCACCTCCTTCGCCGTCATCGAAGCCCTCGGGAGCGCCCTCACCAACAAATACTCCGAAGGCATGCCGGGGAACCGCTACTACGGAGGCAACGAGTTCATCGACCAGATCGAGAACCTCTGCTCCTCCCGCGCCCTCGAAGCCTTCCGCCTCGATCCCTCCTCCTGGGGCGTCAACGTCCAGCCCTACTCCGGTTCTCCCGCCAACTTCGCCGCCTACACCGCCCTTCTCCAGCCTCACGATCGTATCATGGGGCTTGATCTCCCTTCCGGTGGTCATCTCACGCATGGATACTATACCTCCGGAGGGAAGAAGATCTCTGCCACTTCGATCTACTTTGAGAGCCTTCCGTATAAGGTGAACTTCACCACTGGTTACATTGATTACGATAAGCTCGAGGAGAAGGCTATGGATTTTAGGCCTAAGCTGCTCATCTGTGGTGGTAGTGCTTACCCTAGGGATTGGGATTACGCTAGATTGAGAGCTGTTGCTGATAAGGTTGGAGCTCTTTTGCTCTGTGACATGGCTCACATTAGTGGACTCGTTGCTGCTCAG GAAGCTGCAAACCCATTTGAGTACTGTGACGTTGTGACAACAACAACGCACAAGAGTTTGAGGGGTCCAAGGGCGGGTATGATCTTCTACAGGAAGGGCCCGAAACCACCAAAGAAGGGGCAGCCCGAGGGTGCTGTCTATGACTTTGAGGACAAAATCAACTTTGCCGTGTTCCCTGCGCTTCAAGGTGGTCCTCACAATCACCAGATTGGTGCTCTGGCTGTTGCACTAAAGCAGGTTAATACTCCTGGTTTCAAGGTCTATGCCAAACAGGTGAAAGCCAATGCTGTTGCTCTTGCAAACTACCTGATGGGCAAGGGATACAGCATTGTAACCGGTGGAACTGAAAACCACCTTGTTCTTTGGGATCTTCGCCCTCTTGGATTGACCG GTAACAAGGTTGAGAAGCTTTGCGATCTGTGCAACATTACTCTGAACAAGAATGCTGTATTTGGAGATAGCAGTGCTCTTGCTCCTGGAGGTGTAAGAATCG GTACACCTGCGATGACATCGAGAGGATTGGTGGAGAAGGACTTTGAGAAGATAGGAGAGTTCTTGAGCCGATCAGTGACACTCACATTGAACATCCAGAAGGAGCACGGTAAGCTGTTGAAGGACTTCAACAAGGGATTGGTGAACAACAAGGAGATCGAGGAGCTCAAGGCTGATGTGGAGAAGTTCTCGGCCTCTTATGAGATGCCTGGATTTCTCATGTCTGAGATGAAGTACCAGGATTAG
- the LOC108822647 gene encoding receptor-like protein 47 isoform X2 — MHSCIERKMIIWSLCFLFSLSDLILVLASSAKHLCPPDQRDALWEFKSEFSVQELDSSWWESDLKTERWRNNTDCCSWDGISCDSKTGKVVELDLWGSSLNGPLRSNSSLFRLQHLQSLNLSTNNLPGILPDSIGNLKYLRVLKLRYCNFFGKLPSSLGNLSYLTDLDLSVNQFSGELPDSMGSLNRLSELQLRYNNLDGNFPAVLLNLSELTDIRLSYNKFKGILPSNMSSLTKLESLEINGNLFHGSLPSPLFMIPSLIRLNLEGNSFSGPIEIKNISSPSKLEVLSLGQNNFDAPIQGSMSKLAGLRTLELNYMNTRITLDLSFLSHLKSLDYLDLSGNDLKFSSTLRLPSLDQVPEWFWGLQIPHVNISQNYLSGFDGSADVIQRTGDVVTLDISSNAFRDPFPLLPNSTDYLFASDNLFSGEIPRAICDLVSLDRLVLSNNNFSGSIPPCLSTYLSVLHLRNNSISGVIPGGFMSYMLISLDVGYNRLSGELPKSLVNCTRLQFLNVEENRIRDTFPVWLRSLPILEILVLRSNEFHGPISYPGSSLPKLRIFDISRNNFTGILPSDYFAGWSAMSLPVVYFEGDSQYRFSGVGKPYYRASVSLRNKGSNMELVGSGFTIYKTIDISGNRFQGGIPESIGLLNELIVLNMSNNAFTGRIPPSLSNITSLQSLDLSRNKLSGEIPPELGKLTFLAWMNFSYNRLEGLIPQGTQIQSQSISSFAENPGLCGAPLQKTCGGGEKARNQEQEEDQVLSWTAAAIAYLPGVFCGFILGHILTSYRHEWFMRIFHSFA, encoded by the exons ATGCATTCGTGCATTGAGAGGAAGATGATAATATGGAGCTTATGTTTCCTGTTCTCCCTTTCTGATTTAATACTTGTTTTAGCTTCTTCTGCTAAGCATTTGTGTCCTCCAGACCAAAGAGATGCTCTTTGGGAGTTCAAGAGTGAATTCTCTGTCCAAGAGTTAGATTCCTCTTGGTGGGAGTCTGATTTGAAGACAGAGAGGTGGAGGAACAACACTGATTGCTGTTCTTGGGATGGTATCTCTTGTGATTCTAAGACCGGTAAGGTGGTAGAGTTAGACCTGTGGGGGAGTTCTCTAAACGGCCCTTTGAGATCTAATAGCAGCCTTTTTAGACTACAACACCTTCAGAGTCTTAACCTTAGCACCAACAACCTTCCTGGCATCCTACCAGATTCCATCGGTAACCTCAAATATTTAAGGGTTTTGAAGCTTCGCTACTGCAACTTCTTTGGAAAACTTCCTTCTTCACTCGGAAACCTTTCTTACCTCACTGATCTTGATCTTTCTGTTAATCAATTCTCCGGAGAGCTACCAGATTCAATGGGCAGCCTAAACCGACTATCAGAGTTGCAACTTAGATATAACAATCTTGATGGGAACTTCCCTGCTGTTCTACTCAATCTGAGCGAGCTCACTGACATCAGACTCAGTTACAACAAGTTCAAAGGTATTCTCCCATCTAACATGAGTAGCCTCACTAAACTGGAGTCTTTAGAAATAAATGGAAATTTATTTCATGGATCTTTACCGTCACCTCTGTTTATGATCCCTTCCTTGATTCGACTTAACTTGGAAGGAAACAGCTTCAGTGGTCCCATTGAGATTAAGAATATCTCTTCACCTTCTAAACTCGAAGTTTTATCTCTTGGACAAAACAATTTCGATGCGCCAATCCAAGGATCTATGTCAAAACTTGCCGGGCTCAGAACTCTTGAACTCAACTATATGAATACAAGAATCACGCTTGACTTGAGTTTTCTCTCACATCTCAAGTCGCTTGACTATCTAGACCTCTCAGGGAATGATTTGAAGTTCAGCTCAACTCTCCGTCTTCCCTCCCTAG acCAAGTACCAGAGTGGTTTTGGGGACTGCAAATACCGCATGTTAACATCTCTCAGAACTACTTAAGCGGTTTTGATGGATCTGCCGATGTTATTCAAAGAACCGGGGACGTAGTTACGCTTGATATAAGCTCGAACGCTTTCCGAGATCCATTTCCTCTGTTACCCAACTCTACAGATTACTTATTTGCCTCTGATAATCTATTCTCGGGAGAGATTCCAAGGGCGATATGTGACTTGGTTTCTCTTGATAGACTTGTTTTGTCCAACAACAACTTTAGCGGCTCAATCCCTCCGTGTTTGAGTACTTATCTTTCGGTCTTGCATCTCCGGAACAACAGCATCTCTGGTGTTATTCCAGGAGGATTTATGAGTTACATGTTGATATCACTTGATGTTGGTTACAACCGGTTATCAGGAGAACTACCCAAGTCTCTGGTTAACTGCACTCGTCTCCAGTTTCTGAACGTGGAAGAAAACAGAATCAGAGACACCTTCCCAGTCTGGTTGAGATCCTTGCCTATTCTAGAGATTCTCGTCCTTCGTTCCAACGAGTTCCACGGACCGATATCTTATCCCGGAAGCTCTCTCCCGAAGCTGCGAATCTTTGACATTTCGAGAAATAACTTCACTGGGATCTTGCCATCAGATTACTTCGCTGGTTGGAGCGCAATGTCGTTACCGGTTGTATACTTCGAAGGTGATTCTCAGTATAGGTTTTCAGGAGTTGGCAAACCGTACTACCGTGCGTCTGTGTCTCTGAGAAACAAGGGATCGAATATGGAGCTGGTTGGGAGTGGTTTCACAATTTACAAAACCATCGATATCTCTGGAAACAGATTCCAAGGAGGCATTCCCGAGTCCATCGGTTTATTGAATGAACTGATTGTGCTCAACATGTCAAACAACGCTTTCACAGGCCGTATTCCACCATCTTTGTCAAACATAACCAGTCTTCAGTCATTGGATCTATCTCGAAACAAATTGTCAGGTGAAATCCCTCCGGAGCTCGGGAAACTCACTTTTCTGGCGTGGATGAATTTCTCATACAACAGGCTTGAAGGTTTAATACCACAAGGCACTCAGATTCAAAGCCAGAGTATTTCTTCATTCGCTGAGAATCCTGGGCTATGCGGTGCTCCTCTCCAAAAAACTTGCGGTGGGGGAGAAAAAGCAAGAAAtcaagagcaagaagaagatcaagtaTTGAGCTGGACTGCAGCTGCAATAGCCTATCTACCTGGTGTATTCTGTGGATTCATCCTCGGCCATATTCTGACTTCATATAGACATGAATGGTTCATGAGAATCTTTCACTCTTTTGCTTAA
- the LOC108822647 gene encoding receptor-like protein 47 isoform X1 codes for MHSCIERKMIIWSLCFLFSLSDLILVLASSAKHLCPPDQRDALWEFKSEFSVQELDSSWWESDLKTERWRNNTDCCSWDGISCDSKTGKVVELDLWGSSLNGPLRSNSSLFRLQHLQSLNLSTNNLPGILPDSIGNLKYLRVLKLRYCNFFGKLPSSLGNLSYLTDLDLSVNQFSGELPDSMGSLNRLSELQLRYNNLDGNFPAVLLNLSELTDIRLSYNKFKGILPSNMSSLTKLESLEINGNLFHGSLPSPLFMIPSLIRLNLEGNSFSGPIEIKNISSPSKLEVLSLGQNNFDAPIQGSMSKLAGLRTLELNYMNTRITLDLSFLSHLKSLDYLDLSGNDLKFSSTLRLPSLGWLFLSSCNIVEFPKFLQTQTSMLLIDISVNKIKDQVPEWFWGLQIPHVNISQNYLSGFDGSADVIQRTGDVVTLDISSNAFRDPFPLLPNSTDYLFASDNLFSGEIPRAICDLVSLDRLVLSNNNFSGSIPPCLSTYLSVLHLRNNSISGVIPGGFMSYMLISLDVGYNRLSGELPKSLVNCTRLQFLNVEENRIRDTFPVWLRSLPILEILVLRSNEFHGPISYPGSSLPKLRIFDISRNNFTGILPSDYFAGWSAMSLPVVYFEGDSQYRFSGVGKPYYRASVSLRNKGSNMELVGSGFTIYKTIDISGNRFQGGIPESIGLLNELIVLNMSNNAFTGRIPPSLSNITSLQSLDLSRNKLSGEIPPELGKLTFLAWMNFSYNRLEGLIPQGTQIQSQSISSFAENPGLCGAPLQKTCGGGEKARNQEQEEDQVLSWTAAAIAYLPGVFCGFILGHILTSYRHEWFMRIFHSFA; via the coding sequence ATGCATTCGTGCATTGAGAGGAAGATGATAATATGGAGCTTATGTTTCCTGTTCTCCCTTTCTGATTTAATACTTGTTTTAGCTTCTTCTGCTAAGCATTTGTGTCCTCCAGACCAAAGAGATGCTCTTTGGGAGTTCAAGAGTGAATTCTCTGTCCAAGAGTTAGATTCCTCTTGGTGGGAGTCTGATTTGAAGACAGAGAGGTGGAGGAACAACACTGATTGCTGTTCTTGGGATGGTATCTCTTGTGATTCTAAGACCGGTAAGGTGGTAGAGTTAGACCTGTGGGGGAGTTCTCTAAACGGCCCTTTGAGATCTAATAGCAGCCTTTTTAGACTACAACACCTTCAGAGTCTTAACCTTAGCACCAACAACCTTCCTGGCATCCTACCAGATTCCATCGGTAACCTCAAATATTTAAGGGTTTTGAAGCTTCGCTACTGCAACTTCTTTGGAAAACTTCCTTCTTCACTCGGAAACCTTTCTTACCTCACTGATCTTGATCTTTCTGTTAATCAATTCTCCGGAGAGCTACCAGATTCAATGGGCAGCCTAAACCGACTATCAGAGTTGCAACTTAGATATAACAATCTTGATGGGAACTTCCCTGCTGTTCTACTCAATCTGAGCGAGCTCACTGACATCAGACTCAGTTACAACAAGTTCAAAGGTATTCTCCCATCTAACATGAGTAGCCTCACTAAACTGGAGTCTTTAGAAATAAATGGAAATTTATTTCATGGATCTTTACCGTCACCTCTGTTTATGATCCCTTCCTTGATTCGACTTAACTTGGAAGGAAACAGCTTCAGTGGTCCCATTGAGATTAAGAATATCTCTTCACCTTCTAAACTCGAAGTTTTATCTCTTGGACAAAACAATTTCGATGCGCCAATCCAAGGATCTATGTCAAAACTTGCCGGGCTCAGAACTCTTGAACTCAACTATATGAATACAAGAATCACGCTTGACTTGAGTTTTCTCTCACATCTCAAGTCGCTTGACTATCTAGACCTCTCAGGGAATGATTTGAAGTTCAGCTCAACTCTCCGTCTTCCCTCCCTAGGTTGGTTGTTTTTATCATCCTGTAATATCGTTGAGTTTCCCAAGTTTCTACAAACCCAAACCAGTATGCTATTAATAGACATTTCtgtcaataaaattaaagacCAAGTACCAGAGTGGTTTTGGGGACTGCAAATACCGCATGTTAACATCTCTCAGAACTACTTAAGCGGTTTTGATGGATCTGCCGATGTTATTCAAAGAACCGGGGACGTAGTTACGCTTGATATAAGCTCGAACGCTTTCCGAGATCCATTTCCTCTGTTACCCAACTCTACAGATTACTTATTTGCCTCTGATAATCTATTCTCGGGAGAGATTCCAAGGGCGATATGTGACTTGGTTTCTCTTGATAGACTTGTTTTGTCCAACAACAACTTTAGCGGCTCAATCCCTCCGTGTTTGAGTACTTATCTTTCGGTCTTGCATCTCCGGAACAACAGCATCTCTGGTGTTATTCCAGGAGGATTTATGAGTTACATGTTGATATCACTTGATGTTGGTTACAACCGGTTATCAGGAGAACTACCCAAGTCTCTGGTTAACTGCACTCGTCTCCAGTTTCTGAACGTGGAAGAAAACAGAATCAGAGACACCTTCCCAGTCTGGTTGAGATCCTTGCCTATTCTAGAGATTCTCGTCCTTCGTTCCAACGAGTTCCACGGACCGATATCTTATCCCGGAAGCTCTCTCCCGAAGCTGCGAATCTTTGACATTTCGAGAAATAACTTCACTGGGATCTTGCCATCAGATTACTTCGCTGGTTGGAGCGCAATGTCGTTACCGGTTGTATACTTCGAAGGTGATTCTCAGTATAGGTTTTCAGGAGTTGGCAAACCGTACTACCGTGCGTCTGTGTCTCTGAGAAACAAGGGATCGAATATGGAGCTGGTTGGGAGTGGTTTCACAATTTACAAAACCATCGATATCTCTGGAAACAGATTCCAAGGAGGCATTCCCGAGTCCATCGGTTTATTGAATGAACTGATTGTGCTCAACATGTCAAACAACGCTTTCACAGGCCGTATTCCACCATCTTTGTCAAACATAACCAGTCTTCAGTCATTGGATCTATCTCGAAACAAATTGTCAGGTGAAATCCCTCCGGAGCTCGGGAAACTCACTTTTCTGGCGTGGATGAATTTCTCATACAACAGGCTTGAAGGTTTAATACCACAAGGCACTCAGATTCAAAGCCAGAGTATTTCTTCATTCGCTGAGAATCCTGGGCTATGCGGTGCTCCTCTCCAAAAAACTTGCGGTGGGGGAGAAAAAGCAAGAAAtcaagagcaagaagaagatcaagtaTTGAGCTGGACTGCAGCTGCAATAGCCTATCTACCTGGTGTATTCTGTGGATTCATCCTCGGCCATATTCTGACTTCATATAGACATGAATGGTTCATGAGAATCTTTCACTCTTTTGCTTAA